In the Gossypium arboreum isolate Shixiya-1 chromosome 10, ASM2569848v2, whole genome shotgun sequence genome, one interval contains:
- the LOC108479549 gene encoding uncharacterized protein LOC108479549, whose protein sequence is MSDGSCFRYGSQDYFIKDCPEMMDKEKFQSTRSSGTNFEGRPQKNVRSRTGSKNVTRDTTVRTEARAPTRTYAIRACEDVSSSDVITVDCRQKAIKLKCENGETLWIESSESGNLPIVISAISTQKCLRKGCEAYLAFVMNIKESKLKVESVPVVSEYVDVFPEELPGLPPDREVEFGIELMLGTTPISITPYQMAPTELKELKSQDKVEHAEHLRIVLQTLRDNQLVDANKVSAIFEWKPPSNVTEVRSFLGLVDYYRRFVKDFSMIATPLMRLLQKGDYHPGKANMVANALSRKSLFALRAMNARLTLSKDSSVLVELKARPSFLQEICEAQKNDSELLSKKTHCESDVGPDFQIGSDGCLRF, encoded by the exons ATGAGTGATGGGTCTTGTTTTAGGTATGGTTCTCAAGATtactttatcaaggactgccctGAGATGATGGataaagaaaaatttcaaagtacaAGATCAAGCGGCACAAATTTTGAGGGAAGGCCTCAGAAGAATGTTAGATCTAGGACTGGCAGTAAAAATGTAACTAGAGACACCACCGTAAGGACTGAAGCTAGGGCTCCAACTAGGACCTATGCTATACGTGCGTGTGAAGATGTGTCCTCTtctgatgtgatcactg TAGACTGTAGACAAAAGGCTATTAAATTGAAATGCGAAAATGGTGAAACCCTTTGGATTGAATCAAGTGAATCGGGGAATTTGCCTATTGTAATATCTGCGATATCTACCCAGAAATGTTTGAGGAAAGGATgcgaagcttatttggcttttgtaatgaATATAAAGGAATCGAAATTGAAGGTTGAGTCAGTGCCGGTTGTAAGTGAATATGTAGATGTATTTCCGGAAGAATTACCTGGGTTACCCCCtgatagagaggttgaatttggtatagagCTAATGCTAGGGACCACGCCTATTTCGATTACTCCGTATCAGATGGCTCCAACTGAGTTGAAAGaactaaagtcaca agACAAGGtagaacatgctgaacacttgagaatAGTTTTGCAGActctgagagataatcagtt GGTTGATGCCAACAAGGTTTCTGCTATTtttgaatggaagccaccgagtaATGTgactgaagttagaagctttttagggttGGTCGATTATTACAGGCGATTTGTGAAGGACTTCTCTATGATTGCGACTCCCTTGATGAGACTGCTACAAAAAGGAG attaccatccggggaaagcgaaCATGGTCGCCaatgcattaagtagaaaatcattatttgcattgagagcaatgaatgcccGATTGACCTTGTCAAAGGATAGTTCAGTTCTAgtagagttaaaagctagaccgtcATTCCTTCAAGaaatttgcgaagctcagaagaatgacagTGAATTACTATCCAAGAAAACCCATTGTGAATCAGATGTTGGACCGGattttcagattggttctgatggttgcttgagatTTTGA